A single window of Thalassomonas viridans DNA harbors:
- a CDS encoding DUF1285 domain-containing protein → MSLEKISTQLKLSSAEQKLPPVELWDPPYCGEIDIVIKEDGSWYHNGTVFKRQKLVKLFASVLKKEGDEYFLVTPVEKVKITVEDAPFILSQWSWGQGGEYGEMQLATTLGDEFILGHDHPLHIGDNGCLYVTVRRNLMAKVHRNVFYQWADIAKERKTSSGTELVLPCGSYELVLGCF, encoded by the coding sequence CTGAGCAAAAGCTGCCGCCGGTTGAGTTATGGGATCCCCCGTATTGCGGGGAAATTGATATAGTGATCAAAGAGGATGGCAGCTGGTATCACAACGGTACGGTTTTTAAACGCCAGAAGCTGGTAAAACTCTTTGCCTCGGTTTTAAAAAAAGAGGGCGATGAGTATTTTCTGGTGACCCCGGTAGAGAAAGTTAAGATTACCGTTGAAGATGCCCCTTTTATATTGAGCCAGTGGTCCTGGGGGCAAGGGGGGGAATATGGGGAAATGCAGCTTGCGACCACCCTTGGCGATGAATTTATTCTGGGGCATGATCACCCTTTACACATAGGCGATAATGGCTGTTTGTATGTGACGGTGCGCCGTAATCTGATGGCGAAAGTTCACCGTAATGTTTTTTATCAGTGGGCAGATATTGCCAAAGAGCGAAAAACGTCTTCCGGGACTGAACTTGTGTTGCCCTGTGGCAGTTATGAGCTTGTCCTTGGTTGCTTTTAA